The following coding sequences lie in one Mesorhizobium sp. NZP2298 genomic window:
- a CDS encoding Gfo/Idh/MocA family protein produces MKPRIAVLGCGYWGSNHIRTLKALGALYAVSDVNRARAEGFASEQDCLAIDPDQLFGRDDIDAIVMALPPQFHADLSVRAAESGKDLLVEKPIALTVPDAERAVQAAKDNGRVFMVGHVLRFHPAFETLKGLIDNGELGEVRYIHSHRLGLGKFHTENDALWDLAPHDLSMILAITGTEPIEVRGEGAALLDNLSDFAHLHMRFPNGLRSHLFTSRLNPYRERRLTVVGTKAMAVFDDVEPWERKLAVYRHAVWQDSGQWAFTTNEPSYVAVAQGMPLTRELEHFIHCIETRSEPRTSGEEAIRVLRILTAGTVTHTKSKD; encoded by the coding sequence ATGAAGCCGCGCATTGCAGTCCTCGGTTGCGGATACTGGGGCAGCAACCATATCCGCACCCTCAAGGCGCTTGGCGCGCTGTACGCGGTTTCCGACGTCAACCGGGCGCGAGCCGAAGGCTTTGCCAGCGAACAGGATTGCCTGGCGATCGATCCCGACCAGCTGTTTGGCCGGGACGATATCGACGCCATCGTCATGGCCTTGCCGCCGCAGTTCCATGCCGACCTTTCCGTGCGCGCCGCCGAAAGCGGCAAGGACCTGCTGGTGGAAAAGCCGATCGCGCTGACGGTGCCGGATGCCGAGCGTGCGGTGCAGGCGGCGAAGGACAATGGTCGCGTCTTCATGGTTGGCCATGTCCTGCGTTTCCATCCCGCCTTCGAGACGCTGAAGGGGCTGATCGACAATGGCGAGCTCGGTGAGGTCCGCTACATACATTCGCACCGGCTCGGCCTTGGCAAGTTCCACACCGAGAACGATGCGCTGTGGGATCTGGCGCCGCATGATTTGTCGATGATCCTGGCCATAACCGGCACCGAGCCGATCGAGGTGCGCGGCGAGGGCGCCGCACTCCTCGACAATCTCAGCGACTTCGCGCATCTGCACATGCGCTTCCCCAACGGCCTGCGCAGCCATCTTTTCACCTCGCGGCTCAATCCCTACCGCGAGCGGCGTCTGACCGTGGTCGGCACCAAGGCGATGGCGGTGTTCGACGATGTCGAGCCGTGGGAGCGCAAGCTTGCCGTCTACCGCCACGCGGTCTGGCAGGACAGCGGCCAATGGGCGTTCACCACCAACGAGCCATCCTATGTCGCGGTCGCGCAAGGCATGCCGCTGACGCGCGAGCTGGAGCATTTCATCCACTGCATCGAGACGCGGTCCGAACCGCGTACCAGCGGCGAGGAAGCGATCAGGGTGCTGCGCATCCTGACGGCGGGAACGGTCACCCACACCAAATCGAAAGACTGA